In Sorghum bicolor cultivar BTx623 chromosome 8, Sorghum_bicolor_NCBIv3, whole genome shotgun sequence, one genomic interval encodes:
- the LOC110429751 gene encoding stem-specific protein TSJT1-like — MLAVFSGGVVEVPAELVAAGSRTPSPKTRASELVGRFLGASEPAVSVQLGDLGHLAYSHTNQALLRPRSFAAKDEVFCLFEGVLDNLGRLSQQHGLSTKGANEVLLVIEAYKTLRDRAPYPASFMLAQLTGSYAFVLFDKSTNSLLVASDPEGKVPLFWGITADGCVAFSDDIDMLKGSCGKSLAPFPQGCFYSNALGGLKCYENPKHKVTAVPADEEEICGATFKVEGSTVLTALHF, encoded by the exons ATGTTGGCGGTGTTCAGCGGCGGTGTGGTGGAGGTGCCGGCGGAGCTGGTGGCGGCGGGAAGCCGGACGCCGTCGCCCAAGACCAGGGCGTCCGAGCTCGTCGGCCGGTTCCTGGGTGCCTCCGAGCCGGCCGTCTCCGTGCAGCTCGGCGACCTCGGCCACCTCGCTTACTCCCACACCAACCAGGCACTCCTCCGCCCAAG GTCGTTCGCGGCGAAAGACGAGGTGTTCTGCCTGTTCGAGGGTGTGCTGGACAACCTGGGGCGGCTGAGCCAGCAGCACGGGCTGTCCACCAAGGGCGCCAACGAGGTGCTCCTCGTCATCGAGGCCTACAAGACGCTCCGTGACCGGGCGCCCTACCCGGCCAGCTTCATGCTCGCACAGCTCACCGGCAGCTACGCCTTCGTGCTCTTCGACAAGTCCACCAACTCCCTCCTCGTCGCATCT GATCCTGAGGGCAAGGTGCCGCTCTTCTGGGGGATCACTGCTGATGGCTGCGTCGCCTTCTCTGATGACATTGACATGCTCAAAGGATCATGTGGCAAATCGCTCGCGCCTTTCCCACAAG GTTGCTTCTACTCTAACGCCCTTGGAGGCCTGAAGTGCTATGAGAACCCCAAGCACAAGGTCACTGCTGTTCCTGCAGACGAGGAAGAAATCTGTGGTGCAACTTTCaag GTGGAAGGGTCTACAGTCCTGACAGCGCTGCATTTTTAG